A region of Pirellulales bacterium DNA encodes the following proteins:
- a CDS encoding Flp family type IVb pilin, protein MKTLALKVQRFLTSEDGPTAVEYAVMLALIVIVCLTAIQSIGTNANLTFTKVSTQLAS, encoded by the coding sequence ATGAAGACTCTTGCTTTGAAGGTGCAACGTTTCCTCACGTCCGAGGATGGCCCAACCGCAGTCGAGTACGCCGTGATGCTGGCTCTGATTGTGATCGTCTGCTTGACGGCGATTCAATCGATCGGCACCAACGCGAACTTGACATTTACTAAAGTATCCACGCAGCTCGCCTCGTAA
- a CDS encoding Flp family type IVb pilin, which yields MQATRRFLASEDGPTAVEYALMLSLIVLVCITSIKAIGTSANTTFGKVSTKLGS from the coding sequence CTGCAAGCGACGCGCCGTTTTCTCGCTTCCGAGGATGGGCCGACCGCTGTCGAGTACGCGCTGATGCTGTCGCTGATCGTGTTGGTGTGCATCACATCGATCAAAGCGATCGGCACCAGCGCGAATACGACGTTCGGCAAAGTCTCGACCAAGCTTGGATCTTGA
- a CDS encoding prepilin peptidase, with amino-acid sequence MSEINAMWMAFVEHWPVWIVTLLLVVAAVIDGWMLKVPNWLTYPMVFAGWAYSATYFGWEGLMWSLLGTAVGLLLLLPMYAIGGMGAGDVKLLAGVGAWVWATNTFYAFCATTIIGAVIAVLMVVYRRAWAKHQAQFWMIFHEIFSVRDPNQLSAIAAERKSSMMLLPYGIPIAIGTILYFAWEGMLL; translated from the coding sequence GTGTCCGAGATCAACGCCATGTGGATGGCTTTCGTGGAACATTGGCCCGTGTGGATCGTCACGCTGCTGTTAGTAGTCGCCGCGGTGATCGACGGCTGGATGCTGAAGGTCCCGAACTGGCTGACCTATCCCATGGTCTTCGCAGGATGGGCCTACAGCGCCACCTACTTTGGGTGGGAAGGTTTGATGTGGAGCTTACTGGGCACGGCCGTCGGCCTGCTGCTATTGCTGCCGATGTACGCCATTGGCGGCATGGGCGCCGGAGACGTGAAGCTACTGGCCGGCGTGGGAGCGTGGGTCTGGGCCACCAACACGTTCTACGCGTTTTGCGCTACTACCATCATCGGTGCGGTCATCGCCGTGCTGATGGTGGTCTATCGGCGAGCCTGGGCCAAGCATCAGGCCCAGTTCTGGATGATTTTCCACGAGATCTTCTCGGTTCGCGATCCCAACCAGCTCTCGGCGATCGCGGCCGAACGCAAGAGCAGCATGATGCTCTTGCCTTATGGGATTCCAATCGCGATCGGCACGATCTTGTACTTCGCCTGGGAAGGGATGCTGCTATGA
- a CDS encoding TadE family protein, which produces MNDCLELSGPRGPEARIDELRNPQKRWFKLEKLCRLCRRTRRGAAAVEFAIVAPVFFAFTLGMIEVGRAVMVQQILTTASREGARQAVLDGATQTAVTTFITTYLTAAAVSAGSTSVAFSPSLPTASGYNGPVTVTVSLPFNQVSWSPSPIFLNGKTLTASTTMQREGVQ; this is translated from the coding sequence ATGAACGACTGCCTTGAATTGTCTGGCCCGCGCGGTCCCGAGGCGCGGATTGACGAGTTGAGAAACCCGCAGAAGAGATGGTTCAAACTGGAGAAACTCTGCCGGTTATGCCGAAGAACTCGACGAGGGGCTGCCGCCGTCGAGTTTGCCATCGTGGCGCCCGTGTTCTTTGCCTTCACCCTGGGCATGATTGAGGTCGGCAGGGCCGTGATGGTGCAGCAGATCCTGACGACCGCGTCGCGTGAGGGGGCACGGCAAGCCGTACTGGATGGCGCGACTCAGACAGCTGTCACTACATTTATCACAACTTACCTAACCGCCGCAGCGGTATCGGCCGGCAGCACGAGCGTGGCATTCTCGCCAAGCTTGCCCACTGCTTCCGGTTATAACGGCCCGGTCACGGTTACTGTTTCGTTGCCTTTCAATCAAGTGAGTTGGTCACCATCGCCAATCTTTCTAAATGGGAAAACGTTGACCGCTAGCACGACTATGCAACGTGAAGGCGTCCAGTAA